The window CGTGAATCATGTAACCGATTGAATATACATGAATTAAGAATCCGATACCGGTAACAACCAACAGCATCATGAGGGATAGCGGATCAATTAAGAAAGAAAAAGGAATTTGTAAATTTCCACTGTGTATCCAATCAAACAAACGGATGGTTTGAGACTCCCCCTGGTTGTTCAAAAACAAAAAGGCCGACAATAAAAACGATCCTAGGATGGTTGAAGCAGCCAATGCTCCGAAAAAGCCTTTGGGTAAGGACTTGGGTAATAAGGCTATTAGCAGGAATCCTGCTAGTGGGAAGATGGGGATAAGCCAGGCAAAATTTTCCATTAATGCGATTGCTGGGGGTTGACTTAATGTTTGATATTGCTAAGAGTTTCGATGTTCACGCTTCCGGTATTCCGGTATATCATGGCCAAAATGGCTAGACCAACTGCTACTTCTGCAGCAGCTACTGCCATAATAAAAAACACAAATACTTGACCTTGTGAATCACCATGGTGTACCGAAAAAGCAGCTAAAAGCAGGTTCACCGCATTTAACATCAATTCGATGCACATAAATATAATGATGGCATTTCTACGAAAAAGAACGCCAAATACGCCAATACCAAATAGCAAACTACTTAGTAAAATGTAATGCGATAATGGCGCTGCAAGTAATAGTTGATTCATGTGGTTATTCCGGTTTAGGAGTTAACGGTTTCTTCTTTCTTTCCCAACATAACTGCACCTACCATAGCAATTAAAAACAGGATGGAAGAAACTTCAAATGGCAACATAAATTCGTTAAACAAGGTTTTTCCCAGGTTTTCAAGTAAACCGATCGAGGTGCTAACATTGCTTTTAACCGGTAAACTATCCGCTCCTTTTACCGATGCCGTGATGACCAACAAAAGCAAACCCGAAGCCAATACCGCAGCAATTTGTACCATCCACGATTTGCCGGGCTCCGAATCTTTGTTCAAATTCATCATCATCAATACA of the Bacteroidia bacterium genome contains:
- the nuoK gene encoding NADH-quinone oxidoreductase subunit NuoK; translation: MNQLLLAAPLSHYILLSSLLFGIGVFGVLFRRNAIIIFMCIELMLNAVNLLLAAFSVHHGDSQGQVFVFFIMAVAAAEVAVGLAILAMIYRNTGSVNIETLSNIKH
- a CDS encoding NADH-quinone oxidoreductase subunit J; its protein translation is MTHYFFYFLSFLAVFFAALVVRSKNPVHSVLYLVMTFFAIAGHYVLLNAQFLAAVHIIVYAGAIMVLFLYVLMMMNLNKDSEPGKSWMVQIAAVLASGLLLLVITASVKGADSLPVKSNVSTSIGLLENLGKTLFNEFMLPFEVSSILFLIAMVGAVMLGKKEETVNS